GCCGCCAGCATCGGGGCGCTTGTTTTGTTCTCATCCGTCGGCTGCGGAAAAAAATCCGCCAAAAACCCGGGCGACGGCGCCGCCCCCGGCGCGCGCGCGCAGCCCGTCGAGGTCGTGGCCATCGAAAAACGCGACCTCGTCGAGACGCTCCAACTCGTCGGCTCGCTTGCGCCCAATGAAACCGCGCAGATCCGCGCCGAAATCGCCGGACAGGTGCGCGAGGTTTTGTTCGACGAGGGCCAGCCGGTGAAAAAGGGGCAGATTCTCCTGCGCATCGACGACTCCGAGCTCCGCGCCCAGCTCGCGCAGGCCGAGGCGCGCTTCGAGCTCGCCACGCAAAACCTCCGCCGCACCGAGGACCTCATCACGCAGCAATTCATCTCGCAGGCCGACGCCGACCAGACCCGCTCCGACTACAACGCCGCCAAGGCCGAGCTCCAGCTGCTCCGCGTGCGCCTCGACAAAATGGAAATCAAGGCGCCCTTCGACGGCATCGCGGGCGCGCGCACCGTCTCGCCCGGCGACTACGTGACCGCGTCGGTCACCGCCACGCCGATCACCACGATCGACGACCTGAGCCGGTTGAAAATCGAGTTTCAGGTGCCCGAGCGCTACAGCCTGCGCGTGCGGCATGGCACGCATTTTCACGTGCGGGCGCGCACGCCGGACGGCGAGGACTCGGCGAATGGCGAAGTCTATTTCGCCTCGGTGATCATCGACCGCGCCACGCGTTCGGTGCAGGTGAAGGGTTATGTGGACGACGCGCCGGTCTGGTTCCGTCCGGGCATGTTCGTGAATGTCGAGCTTGAGCTGGCCACGCGCAAGGGCGTGCTTGCGGTGCCGGAGGGCGCGGTGCTCGTCACGGCGGGCGCCGGTTCGCAGATCGTCGTGGTGCGCGAGCGCGACGGCGACAAGCTCGCCGACTTCGTGCCGGTCGGGCTGGGCATGCGGACCCGGGGGCTGGTGGAGATCACGCCGCTCAAAGAGGGCGTGACGGCGGGCATGTCGGTGGTCGCATCCGGCGTGGGCGCGTTGATTCTTTATCAGGACGGCAAGCTGGACCCGCGCCCCCTGCGGAAGGAGTTTTCCATCGGAGGCGACGCGCAATGATTCTCTCGGACACGTCCATCAAGCGCCCGGTGGTCGGCCTGGTCGCGTCGATCTTGATCGTGCTCATCGGGGCGCTGAGCTTCAAGCGGCTGCCGGTGCGCGAGTATCCCAACACGGAAACGGCGGTGGTCTCGGTCCGCACCACGTATCGCGGCGCCTCCGCCGAGGTGGTCGAGACCAGGATCACCGAGCCGCTGGAGAAGGAACTGGCCTCCATCGACGGCATCCGCAACATCCAGTCCAATTCCCAGGAGGAAAACTCGCGCATCACCATCGAGTTCACCATGAACCGCAACATCGACGAGGCGGCCAACGATGTGCGCGACCGCGTGAGCCGGGCGCGCGGCAACCTGCCCATCGACATCGACGAGCCGCGCATCGAGAAAGCCGACCCGGACGCCTCCCCCGTGATCAGCCTGTCCTTCAACTCGGACCGCTACTCGCGGCTGGAACTGGTCGAGATGGTCGAGCGCACCGCCATCCAGCGCATCCAGACCATTCCCGGCGTCGGCTCGGTGACCGTGCGCGGGCCGCGTTTCGCGATGCGCCTGTGGATCGACAGCGACCGCCTCGCCGCCTACGGGCTCACGGTCGCCGACGTGGAAAACGCTCTGCGCCGCCAGAATGTCGAAATCCCCGGCGGGCGCATCGAATCCTCGTCGCGCGAGTTCCCCGTGCGCATCGAAGGCCGCATGGCGGAGGTCAGCGAGTTCGAAAACCTCGTGCTGCTCACCCAGGGCAACTACCAGGTGAAATTCGCCGACGTGGGCCGCGTGGAACTCGGCTCCGAGAACTATCGCAGCGAGACCTATTACAAGGGCATGCCCACGGTCAGCGTGTCGGTGGTGCGCCAGTCCAACGCCAACCTGCTCGATGTCGCCAACGGCGTGAAGGCGTCCATCCCGTTCATCCAGGACGACATGCCGGATGGCGTGAACGTGAATGTCGCCTTCGACAGCTCCACCTTCGTGGAACGCTCGGTGAAGGAGGTGTATTCCACGCTCATGGAGGCGGCCGTGCTCGTCATCCTCATCATCTTTCTTTTCCTGCGCGACTGGCGCGCGACGCTGGTGCCGCTGGTCGCCATCCCCGTCTCGCTGATCGGCACGTTTGCGGTCATGGCCGTGCTCGGATTCTCCATCAACATCCTCACCCTGCTCGCGCTCGTGCTCGCCGTCGGCCTCGTGGTGGACGACGCCATCGTCGTGCTGGAAAACATCTACCGCCGCATCGAGGAGGGGGAAAAGGCGATTCACGCCGCGATTTTCGGCACCCGGCAGGTGGCCTTCGCCGTCATCGCCACCACGCTCACGCTCGCGGCGGTGTTTGTCCCCGTGGCCTTCCAGTCGGGGCAGACCGGGCGGCTCTTCTATGAATTCGGCATCACGCTGGCGACGGCGGTGCTGGTGTCCGGATTCGTCGCGCTCACGCTCACGCCCATGCTGTGCTCGCGCCTGCTGAAGGTCCGCGTGGTGGACGGGAAGCAGAAGCACAACTGGCTGTATGATAAAACCGAGCCCTTCTTCGAATGGCTCAACTCCCGCTACGAGCGCGTGCTGCGCGTCGCCATCAAGGGAAAGTGGCTCGTGCTGCTGTTCTCCGCCGCGTTTGTCGCCTGCGGATTTTCGCTCTACACGCAGCTCCAGCGCGAACTCACGCCCTCCGAGGACCGCGGGATCTTCACCGCCAACCTCATCCCCCCCATCGGCTCCACCTCCGAATACCTGAAACGCTACTCCTACGACGTGGAGCAGATGATTCTCGCCGTGCCGGAGATAGACCGCACCTATCACCAGACCGGCGACGGCGGGCGGGCGTTCATCTACGCGACCCTCAAGCCTTGGGAGGAGCGCACCCGCAAAACCCAGGCCATCACCGCGGAGTTGCGCCGCAAGTTCCAGGCGGAAGTGACCGGCGGGCAGGCCTTCGCCAGCCCGGTGCGCCCCTTCGGGCAGCGCGGCTCGGGCGTGCGCATGGTGCTGCTCGGAAATGAATTCGACGAATTGCAAAAACTGGGCGCCGGCTTCGTGCGCACCATGCAGGAGAGCGGCATGTTTGTGCAGCCGCGCGTGGACCCGCAGCCCACCAAGCCGCAGCTCCAGGTCCGCATCGACCGCGCCAAGGCCGCCGACCTGCGGGTCAACGTCAGCGATGTCGCGACCACGCTCGAATCGCTGCTCGGCAGCCGCCGCGTGACCGAGTTCCAGCGCGGCAACCAGCAGTATTACGTGATGGTGCAGGTCGAGGACGCCAACCGGGCCACGCCCTCCGACCTCGCCCGCCTCTACGTGCGCTCGACCGACGGGTATCTCGTGCAGCTCAGCAACCTCGTCAGCTGGACCGAGAACGCGGTTTCCGAAAGCTACCGCCACTTCGACCGCATGCGGTCCGTCACGGTGTCCGCGCAAATGATCGAGGGCCGCACGCTGGGCGACGCGGTGGAGTTCCTCAGCGCCCGCGCCGCCGAGGAGCTTCCCCCCGGCTACAGCATCGCGTGGGACGGCGAGACGCGCGAGTTCATCGAGAGCGGCAGCGACACCTACGTGCTCTTCGGGCTCGCGCTCGTATTCACGTTCCTGATACTCGCGGCGCAGTTCGAGTCGTGGATTCACCCGACGACGATTTTCAGCGGCGTCCTGCTGGCCATCGCCGGCGGCCTGCTGGTGCTCTGGTCCACGCGCTTCTGGGCCGGCACGGCGATGACCGACAACCTCTTCTCGCGCTTCGGCCTCATCATGCTCATCGGCCTCGTGACCAAGAACGGCATCCTCATCGTGGAGTTTGCCAACCAGCTCCAGGTCGAGGGCAAGGACGTCTTCACCGCGGCCTTCCAAAGCGCCACGCTGCGATTCCGGCCCATCCTGATGA
This genomic stretch from Termitidicoccus mucosus harbors:
- a CDS encoding efflux RND transporter permease subunit — its product is MILSDTSIKRPVVGLVASILIVLIGALSFKRLPVREYPNTETAVVSVRTTYRGASAEVVETRITEPLEKELASIDGIRNIQSNSQEENSRITIEFTMNRNIDEAANDVRDRVSRARGNLPIDIDEPRIEKADPDASPVISLSFNSDRYSRLELVEMVERTAIQRIQTIPGVGSVTVRGPRFAMRLWIDSDRLAAYGLTVADVENALRRQNVEIPGGRIESSSREFPVRIEGRMAEVSEFENLVLLTQGNYQVKFADVGRVELGSENYRSETYYKGMPTVSVSVVRQSNANLLDVANGVKASIPFIQDDMPDGVNVNVAFDSSTFVERSVKEVYSTLMEAAVLVILIIFLFLRDWRATLVPLVAIPVSLIGTFAVMAVLGFSINILTLLALVLAVGLVVDDAIVVLENIYRRIEEGEKAIHAAIFGTRQVAFAVIATTLTLAAVFVPVAFQSGQTGRLFYEFGITLATAVLVSGFVALTLTPMLCSRLLKVRVVDGKQKHNWLYDKTEPFFEWLNSRYERVLRVAIKGKWLVLLFSAAFVACGFSLYTQLQRELTPSEDRGIFTANLIPPIGSTSEYLKRYSYDVEQMILAVPEIDRTYHQTGDGGRAFIYATLKPWEERTRKTQAITAELRRKFQAEVTGGQAFASPVRPFGQRGSGVRMVLLGNEFDELQKLGAGFVRTMQESGMFVQPRVDPQPTKPQLQVRIDRAKAADLRVNVSDVATTLESLLGSRRVTEFQRGNQQYYVMVQVEDANRATPSDLARLYVRSTDGYLVQLSNLVSWTENAVSESYRHFDRMRSVTVSAQMIEGRTLGDAVEFLSARAAEELPPGYSIAWDGETREFIESGSDTYVLFGLALVFTFLILAAQFESWIHPTTIFSGVLLAIAGGLLVLWSTRFWAGTAMTDNLFSRFGLIMLIGLVTKNGILIVEFANQLQVEGKDVFTAAFQSATLRFRPILMTSIATVLGAVPIAFASGAGAETRNPMGIVIVGGLTIATVMALFVIPIIYILMDRACVRLLGKSSAHGLIRAAEIDRETRKISEHGNAA
- a CDS encoding efflux RND transporter periplasmic adaptor subunit, producing MILPRLSKSALAASIGALVLFSSVGCGKKSAKNPGDGAAPGARAQPVEVVAIEKRDLVETLQLVGSLAPNETAQIRAEIAGQVREVLFDEGQPVKKGQILLRIDDSELRAQLAQAEARFELATQNLRRTEDLITQQFISQADADQTRSDYNAAKAELQLLRVRLDKMEIKAPFDGIAGARTVSPGDYVTASVTATPITTIDDLSRLKIEFQVPERYSLRVRHGTHFHVRARTPDGEDSANGEVYFASVIIDRATRSVQVKGYVDDAPVWFRPGMFVNVELELATRKGVLAVPEGAVLVTAGAGSQIVVVRERDGDKLADFVPVGLGMRTRGLVEITPLKEGVTAGMSVVASGVGALILYQDGKLDPRPLRKEFSIGGDAQ